A single window of Gossypium arboreum isolate Shixiya-1 chromosome 13, ASM2569848v2, whole genome shotgun sequence DNA harbors:
- the LOC108464614 gene encoding subtilisin-like protease SBT3.9 isoform X2, translating into MASFPSSWPCGVVLALLCSLFLLGLASSNVYIVYMGERYTDEPNLLEDSHHQILSDILGSKESAKESILYSYKHGFSGFAAVLSQSQAKLIADVPEVVHVVPNRILNLHTTRSWDFLQVKPQIVDGILSEGHSGLGTIIGVMDTGIWPESESFKDDGMGKFPSRWKGICQEGNRFNRSHCNRKIIGARWYIKGYEAEFGKLSPSDGIEFLSPRDAVGHGTHTSSTASGAEVKNANFRGLAQGIARGGAPSSWLAIYKVCWATGGCSSADILAAFDDAIFDGVDIISASLGSPPPLSTYVDDALAIGSFHAVARGISVVCSAGNTGPYPQTVINTAPWVMTVAASTIDRDFPAVITQGNNQTVVGQSFYTGRGLNKFHPIVYGADIAATNIDGTSAGSCDLETLNATLARGKVILCFQSRWQRSAVIASKSVLEINGAGVIFAQFPTKDVSCPWSFPCVQVDFEAGTSLLTYMAASRKPVVKFSFSKTVIGQQLAPEIAYFSSRGPSSLSPSVLKPDIAAPGVDILASWSPASSYKLLNSPQTKASPFNFKLDSGTSMACPHISGIVALLKGIHPKWSPAAIKSALVTTASMKDEYGQHTVAEGAPHKQADPFDYGGGHVDPNKALDPGLIYDIKPSDYVCFLYAMGYNSTAIRLMTRVHTPCHKSAKFLRNLNLPSIILPELKQRMTVSRTVTNVGPVNSIYVARVQAPAGIDVSVEPWILTFNSTTKKLKFKVTFCSQLKVQGRYSFGNLYWEDGIHVVRIPVVVRIVINNHLYSET; encoded by the exons ATGGCTTCTTTTCCTTCTTCATGGCCGTGTGGTGTTGTGCTCGCTTTGTTATGTTCATTGTTTCTTCTCGGGCTTGCTTCCAGCAAT gTTTATATTGTATATATGGGGGAGAGATACACTGATGAGCCAAATCTACTGGAAGATTCTCATCATCAGATTCTTTCAGACATTCTTGGAAG CAAAGAATCTGCCAAGGAATCCATTTTATACAGCTACAAACATGGGTTTTCAGGGTTTGCTGCAGTCCTCAGTCAGTCTCAAGCTAAGCTTATTGCAG ATGTCCCCGAAGTTGTTCATGTAGTTCCAAATAGAATCCTAAACCTGCACACTACTAGAAGCTGGGATTTCCTGCAAGTAAAGCCTCAAATTGTGGATGGTATTCTTTCAGAAGGCCATTCAGGCTTGGGGACTATTATTGGGGTCATGGATACTG GTATATGGCCTGAGTCCGAAAGCTTCAAAGATGATGGTATGGGAAAGTTTCCATCTCGATGGAAAGGGATATGCCAGGAAGGAAACAGATTTAACCGTTCGCATTGCAATAG GAAAATTATTGGTGCACGTTGGTACATTAAAGGGTATGAAGCTGAATTTGGAAAGCTTTCCCCAAGTGATGGGATTGAGTTCTTGTCTCCTCGAGATGCTGTGGGCCATGGTACTCACACCTCATCTACTGCAAGTGGTGCTGAAGTAAAAAATGCAAACTTTAGGGGACTAGCCCAAGGAATAGCCAGAGGAGGTGCTCCTTCATCATGGTTAGCTATCTACAAAGTTTGTTGGGCTACTGGTGGCTGTAGCTCAGCTGACATTCTTGCCGCATTTGATGATGCTATCTTTGATGGTGTGGATATTATTTCGGCATCTTTGGGCTCACCACCTCCACTTTCAACTTACGTTGATGATGCGCTGGCTATTGGTTCTTTCCACGCTGTAGCAAGAGGAATATCTGTTGTATGCTCTGCAGGCAACACTGGTCCTTATCCTCAAACTGTCATTAATACTGCTCCTTGGGTTATGACTGTTGCTGCAAGCACTATTGATCGAGATTTCCCTGCAGTGATCACCCAGGGGAACAACCAAACTGTAGTG GGCCAGTCTTTCTATACGGGAAGGGGCTTGAACAAGTTTCATCCTATTGTCTATGGAGCAGATATTGCAGCCACTAATATTGATGGAACCAGTGCAGG AAGTTGTGATTTGGAAACTCTGAATGCCACTCTAGCAAGAGGAAAAGTAATTCTTTGTTTCCAATCTCGGTGGCAGAGGTCGGCTGTCATTGCTTCGAAATCCGTACTTGAGATCAATGGTGCAGGGGTTATATTTGCACAGTTTCCTACTAAAGATGTCTCTTGTCCATGGAGTTTTCCCTGTGTCCAAGTGGACTTTGAAGCTGGGACATCTCTGCTGACTTACATGGCTGCAAGCAG AAAGCCAGTCGTCAAGTTCAGCTTCTCAAAGACGGTTATCGGACAACAGCTAGCCCCAGAAATAGCGTATTTTTCATCACGAGGACCTAGTTCCCTTTCACCATCAGTGTTGAAG CCAGACATTGCTGCTCCAGGAGTTGATATATTGGCCTCCTGGTCACCTGCTTCTTCATACAAGCTACTCAATTCACCTCAAACTAAAGCATCTCCATTTAACTTTAAACTTGATTCGGGAACTTCCATGGCTTGTCCCCATATATCCGGCATTGTTGCACTTCTCAAAGGAATCCATCCCAAGTGGAGCCCTGCAGCAATTAAGTCTGCACTAGTAACAACAG CTTCTATGAAGGATGAATATGGCCAACATACAGTAGCTGAGGGAGCACCCCACAAGCAAGCTGACCCATTTGATTATGGAGGTGGCCATGTAGATCCAAATAAAGCTCTAGACCCAGGTCTCATTTATGACATTAAACCCTCAGATTATGTCTGCTTCCTTTATGCAATGGGTTATAACAGCACTGCCATCAGGTTAATGACTAGGGTTCACACCCCATGTCATAAATCAGCCAAGTTCCTCCGAAATCTAAATTTGCCTTCTATAATATTACCCGAGCTTAAGCAACGTATGACTGTCTCAAGAACAGTTACAAATGTCGGTCCAGTGAACTCCATTTACGTAGCCCGCGTTCAAGCTCCTGCAGGCATTGATGTGAGTGTCGAGCCATGGATTTtgacattcaattcaacaacaaAGAAGCTGAAGTTCAAGGTAACCTTTTGTTCTCAACTAAAAGTTCAAGGAAGATACTCGTTCGGAAACCTATACTGGGAAGATGGCATTCATGTAGTAAGAATTCCTGTGGTTGTTAGAATTGTCATTAACAATCACTTGTACTCAGAAACATGA
- the LOC108464614 gene encoding subtilisin-like protease SBT3.9 isoform X6, with protein MASFPSSWPCGVVLALLCSLFLLGLASSNVGFSSLFVSCFTSSSFFAFNIRIFVFFFHRFILYIWGRDTLMSQIYWKILIIRFFQTFLEGFAAVLSQSQAKLIADVPEVVHVVPNRILNLHTTRSWDFLQVKPQIVDGILSEGHSGLGTIIGVMDTGIWPESESFKDDGMGKFPSRWKGICQEGNRFNRSHCNRKIIGARWYIKGYEAEFGKLSPSDGIEFLSPRDAVGHGTHTSSTASGAEVKNANFRGLAQGIARGGAPSSWLAIYKVCWATGGCSSADILAAFDDAIFDGVDIISASLGSPPPLSTYVDDALAIGSFHAVARGISVVCSAGNTGPYPQTVINTAPWVMTVAASTIDRDFPAVITQGNNQTVVGQSFYTGRGLNKFHPIVYGADIAATNIDGTSAGSCDLETLNATLARGKVILCFQSRWQRSAVIASKSVLEINGAGVIFAQFPTKDVSCPWSFPCVQVDFEAGTSLLTYMAASRKPVVKFSFSKTVIGQQLAPEIAYFSSRGPSSLSPSVLKPDIAAPGVDILASWSPASSYKLLNSPQTKASPFNFKLDSGTSMACPHISGIVALLKGIHPKWSPAAIKSALVTTASMKDEYGQHTVAEGAPHKQADPFDYGGGHVDPNKALDPG; from the exons ATGGCTTCTTTTCCTTCTTCATGGCCGTGTGGTGTTGTGCTCGCTTTGTTATGTTCATTGTTTCTTCTCGGGCTTGCTTCCAGCAATGTGGGTTTTTCTTCATTATTTGTTTCTTGCTTCACTTCATCATCATTCTTTGCCTTTAATATAAgaatctttgtttttttttttcacaggTTTATATTGTATATATGGGGGAGAGATACACTGATGAGCCAAATCTACTGGAAGATTCTCATCATCAGATTCTTTCAGACATTCTTGGAAG GGTTTGCTGCAGTCCTCAGTCAGTCTCAAGCTAAGCTTATTGCAG ATGTCCCCGAAGTTGTTCATGTAGTTCCAAATAGAATCCTAAACCTGCACACTACTAGAAGCTGGGATTTCCTGCAAGTAAAGCCTCAAATTGTGGATGGTATTCTTTCAGAAGGCCATTCAGGCTTGGGGACTATTATTGGGGTCATGGATACTG GTATATGGCCTGAGTCCGAAAGCTTCAAAGATGATGGTATGGGAAAGTTTCCATCTCGATGGAAAGGGATATGCCAGGAAGGAAACAGATTTAACCGTTCGCATTGCAATAG GAAAATTATTGGTGCACGTTGGTACATTAAAGGGTATGAAGCTGAATTTGGAAAGCTTTCCCCAAGTGATGGGATTGAGTTCTTGTCTCCTCGAGATGCTGTGGGCCATGGTACTCACACCTCATCTACTGCAAGTGGTGCTGAAGTAAAAAATGCAAACTTTAGGGGACTAGCCCAAGGAATAGCCAGAGGAGGTGCTCCTTCATCATGGTTAGCTATCTACAAAGTTTGTTGGGCTACTGGTGGCTGTAGCTCAGCTGACATTCTTGCCGCATTTGATGATGCTATCTTTGATGGTGTGGATATTATTTCGGCATCTTTGGGCTCACCACCTCCACTTTCAACTTACGTTGATGATGCGCTGGCTATTGGTTCTTTCCACGCTGTAGCAAGAGGAATATCTGTTGTATGCTCTGCAGGCAACACTGGTCCTTATCCTCAAACTGTCATTAATACTGCTCCTTGGGTTATGACTGTTGCTGCAAGCACTATTGATCGAGATTTCCCTGCAGTGATCACCCAGGGGAACAACCAAACTGTAGTG GGCCAGTCTTTCTATACGGGAAGGGGCTTGAACAAGTTTCATCCTATTGTCTATGGAGCAGATATTGCAGCCACTAATATTGATGGAACCAGTGCAGG AAGTTGTGATTTGGAAACTCTGAATGCCACTCTAGCAAGAGGAAAAGTAATTCTTTGTTTCCAATCTCGGTGGCAGAGGTCGGCTGTCATTGCTTCGAAATCCGTACTTGAGATCAATGGTGCAGGGGTTATATTTGCACAGTTTCCTACTAAAGATGTCTCTTGTCCATGGAGTTTTCCCTGTGTCCAAGTGGACTTTGAAGCTGGGACATCTCTGCTGACTTACATGGCTGCAAGCAG AAAGCCAGTCGTCAAGTTCAGCTTCTCAAAGACGGTTATCGGACAACAGCTAGCCCCAGAAATAGCGTATTTTTCATCACGAGGACCTAGTTCCCTTTCACCATCAGTGTTGAAG CCAGACATTGCTGCTCCAGGAGTTGATATATTGGCCTCCTGGTCACCTGCTTCTTCATACAAGCTACTCAATTCACCTCAAACTAAAGCATCTCCATTTAACTTTAAACTTGATTCGGGAACTTCCATGGCTTGTCCCCATATATCCGGCATTGTTGCACTTCTCAAAGGAATCCATCCCAAGTGGAGCCCTGCAGCAATTAAGTCTGCACTAGTAACAACAG CTTCTATGAAGGATGAATATGGCCAACATACAGTAGCTGAGGGAGCACCCCACAAGCAAGCTGACCCATTTGATTATGGAGGTGGCCATGTAGATCCAAATAAAGCTCTAGACCCAG GTTAA
- the LOC108464614 gene encoding subtilisin-like protease SBT3.6 isoform X5, whose protein sequence is MAVAVQWNRFILYIWGRDTLMSQIYWKILIIRFFQTFLEGFAAVLSQSQAKLIADVPEVVHVVPNRILNLHTTRSWDFLQVKPQIVDGILSEGHSGLGTIIGVMDTGIWPESESFKDDGMGKFPSRWKGICQEGNRFNRSHCNRKIIGARWYIKGYEAEFGKLSPSDGIEFLSPRDAVGHGTHTSSTASGAEVKNANFRGLAQGIARGGAPSSWLAIYKVCWATGGCSSADILAAFDDAIFDGVDIISASLGSPPPLSTYVDDALAIGSFHAVARGISVVCSAGNTGPYPQTVINTAPWVMTVAASTIDRDFPAVITQGNNQTVVGQSFYTGRGLNKFHPIVYGADIAATNIDGTSAGSCDLETLNATLARGKVILCFQSRWQRSAVIASKSVLEINGAGVIFAQFPTKDVSCPWSFPCVQVDFEAGTSLLTYMAASRKPVVKFSFSKTVIGQQLAPEIAYFSSRGPSSLSPSVLKPDIAAPGVDILASWSPASSYKLLNSPQTKASPFNFKLDSGTSMACPHISGIVALLKGIHPKWSPAAIKSALVTTASMKDEYGQHTVAEGAPHKQADPFDYGGGHVDPNKALDPGLIYDIKPSDYVCFLYAMGYNSTAIRLMTRVHTPCHKSAKFLRNLNLPSIILPELKQRMTVSRTVTNVGPVNSIYVARVQAPAGIDVSVEPWILTFNSTTKKLKFKVTFCSQLKVQGRYSFGNLYWEDGIHVVRIPVVVRIVINNHLYSET, encoded by the exons ATGGCGGTAGCAGTGCAGTGGAACAG gTTTATATTGTATATATGGGGGAGAGATACACTGATGAGCCAAATCTACTGGAAGATTCTCATCATCAGATTCTTTCAGACATTCTTGGAAG GGTTTGCTGCAGTCCTCAGTCAGTCTCAAGCTAAGCTTATTGCAG ATGTCCCCGAAGTTGTTCATGTAGTTCCAAATAGAATCCTAAACCTGCACACTACTAGAAGCTGGGATTTCCTGCAAGTAAAGCCTCAAATTGTGGATGGTATTCTTTCAGAAGGCCATTCAGGCTTGGGGACTATTATTGGGGTCATGGATACTG GTATATGGCCTGAGTCCGAAAGCTTCAAAGATGATGGTATGGGAAAGTTTCCATCTCGATGGAAAGGGATATGCCAGGAAGGAAACAGATTTAACCGTTCGCATTGCAATAG GAAAATTATTGGTGCACGTTGGTACATTAAAGGGTATGAAGCTGAATTTGGAAAGCTTTCCCCAAGTGATGGGATTGAGTTCTTGTCTCCTCGAGATGCTGTGGGCCATGGTACTCACACCTCATCTACTGCAAGTGGTGCTGAAGTAAAAAATGCAAACTTTAGGGGACTAGCCCAAGGAATAGCCAGAGGAGGTGCTCCTTCATCATGGTTAGCTATCTACAAAGTTTGTTGGGCTACTGGTGGCTGTAGCTCAGCTGACATTCTTGCCGCATTTGATGATGCTATCTTTGATGGTGTGGATATTATTTCGGCATCTTTGGGCTCACCACCTCCACTTTCAACTTACGTTGATGATGCGCTGGCTATTGGTTCTTTCCACGCTGTAGCAAGAGGAATATCTGTTGTATGCTCTGCAGGCAACACTGGTCCTTATCCTCAAACTGTCATTAATACTGCTCCTTGGGTTATGACTGTTGCTGCAAGCACTATTGATCGAGATTTCCCTGCAGTGATCACCCAGGGGAACAACCAAACTGTAGTG GGCCAGTCTTTCTATACGGGAAGGGGCTTGAACAAGTTTCATCCTATTGTCTATGGAGCAGATATTGCAGCCACTAATATTGATGGAACCAGTGCAGG AAGTTGTGATTTGGAAACTCTGAATGCCACTCTAGCAAGAGGAAAAGTAATTCTTTGTTTCCAATCTCGGTGGCAGAGGTCGGCTGTCATTGCTTCGAAATCCGTACTTGAGATCAATGGTGCAGGGGTTATATTTGCACAGTTTCCTACTAAAGATGTCTCTTGTCCATGGAGTTTTCCCTGTGTCCAAGTGGACTTTGAAGCTGGGACATCTCTGCTGACTTACATGGCTGCAAGCAG AAAGCCAGTCGTCAAGTTCAGCTTCTCAAAGACGGTTATCGGACAACAGCTAGCCCCAGAAATAGCGTATTTTTCATCACGAGGACCTAGTTCCCTTTCACCATCAGTGTTGAAG CCAGACATTGCTGCTCCAGGAGTTGATATATTGGCCTCCTGGTCACCTGCTTCTTCATACAAGCTACTCAATTCACCTCAAACTAAAGCATCTCCATTTAACTTTAAACTTGATTCGGGAACTTCCATGGCTTGTCCCCATATATCCGGCATTGTTGCACTTCTCAAAGGAATCCATCCCAAGTGGAGCCCTGCAGCAATTAAGTCTGCACTAGTAACAACAG CTTCTATGAAGGATGAATATGGCCAACATACAGTAGCTGAGGGAGCACCCCACAAGCAAGCTGACCCATTTGATTATGGAGGTGGCCATGTAGATCCAAATAAAGCTCTAGACCCAGGTCTCATTTATGACATTAAACCCTCAGATTATGTCTGCTTCCTTTATGCAATGGGTTATAACAGCACTGCCATCAGGTTAATGACTAGGGTTCACACCCCATGTCATAAATCAGCCAAGTTCCTCCGAAATCTAAATTTGCCTTCTATAATATTACCCGAGCTTAAGCAACGTATGACTGTCTCAAGAACAGTTACAAATGTCGGTCCAGTGAACTCCATTTACGTAGCCCGCGTTCAAGCTCCTGCAGGCATTGATGTGAGTGTCGAGCCATGGATTTtgacattcaattcaacaacaaAGAAGCTGAAGTTCAAGGTAACCTTTTGTTCTCAACTAAAAGTTCAAGGAAGATACTCGTTCGGAAACCTATACTGGGAAGATGGCATTCATGTAGTAAGAATTCCTGTGGTTGTTAGAATTGTCATTAACAATCACTTGTACTCAGAAACATGA
- the LOC108464614 gene encoding subtilisin-like protease SBT3.9 isoform X4: MGQPKRLLIVNGGSSAVEQVYIVYMGERYTDEPNLLEDSHHQILSDILGSKESAKESILYSYKHGFSGFAAVLSQSQAKLIADVPEVVHVVPNRILNLHTTRSWDFLQVKPQIVDGILSEGHSGLGTIIGVMDTGIWPESESFKDDGMGKFPSRWKGICQEGNRFNRSHCNRKIIGARWYIKGYEAEFGKLSPSDGIEFLSPRDAVGHGTHTSSTASGAEVKNANFRGLAQGIARGGAPSSWLAIYKVCWATGGCSSADILAAFDDAIFDGVDIISASLGSPPPLSTYVDDALAIGSFHAVARGISVVCSAGNTGPYPQTVINTAPWVMTVAASTIDRDFPAVITQGNNQTVVGQSFYTGRGLNKFHPIVYGADIAATNIDGTSAGSCDLETLNATLARGKVILCFQSRWQRSAVIASKSVLEINGAGVIFAQFPTKDVSCPWSFPCVQVDFEAGTSLLTYMAASRKPVVKFSFSKTVIGQQLAPEIAYFSSRGPSSLSPSVLKPDIAAPGVDILASWSPASSYKLLNSPQTKASPFNFKLDSGTSMACPHISGIVALLKGIHPKWSPAAIKSALVTTASMKDEYGQHTVAEGAPHKQADPFDYGGGHVDPNKALDPGLIYDIKPSDYVCFLYAMGYNSTAIRLMTRVHTPCHKSAKFLRNLNLPSIILPELKQRMTVSRTVTNVGPVNSIYVARVQAPAGIDVSVEPWILTFNSTTKKLKFKVTFCSQLKVQGRYSFGNLYWEDGIHVVRIPVVVRIVINNHLYSET, from the exons ATGGGGCAACCAAAGCGCCTTTTAATCGTAAATGGCGGTAGCAGTGCAGTGGAACAG gTTTATATTGTATATATGGGGGAGAGATACACTGATGAGCCAAATCTACTGGAAGATTCTCATCATCAGATTCTTTCAGACATTCTTGGAAG CAAAGAATCTGCCAAGGAATCCATTTTATACAGCTACAAACATGGGTTTTCAGGGTTTGCTGCAGTCCTCAGTCAGTCTCAAGCTAAGCTTATTGCAG ATGTCCCCGAAGTTGTTCATGTAGTTCCAAATAGAATCCTAAACCTGCACACTACTAGAAGCTGGGATTTCCTGCAAGTAAAGCCTCAAATTGTGGATGGTATTCTTTCAGAAGGCCATTCAGGCTTGGGGACTATTATTGGGGTCATGGATACTG GTATATGGCCTGAGTCCGAAAGCTTCAAAGATGATGGTATGGGAAAGTTTCCATCTCGATGGAAAGGGATATGCCAGGAAGGAAACAGATTTAACCGTTCGCATTGCAATAG GAAAATTATTGGTGCACGTTGGTACATTAAAGGGTATGAAGCTGAATTTGGAAAGCTTTCCCCAAGTGATGGGATTGAGTTCTTGTCTCCTCGAGATGCTGTGGGCCATGGTACTCACACCTCATCTACTGCAAGTGGTGCTGAAGTAAAAAATGCAAACTTTAGGGGACTAGCCCAAGGAATAGCCAGAGGAGGTGCTCCTTCATCATGGTTAGCTATCTACAAAGTTTGTTGGGCTACTGGTGGCTGTAGCTCAGCTGACATTCTTGCCGCATTTGATGATGCTATCTTTGATGGTGTGGATATTATTTCGGCATCTTTGGGCTCACCACCTCCACTTTCAACTTACGTTGATGATGCGCTGGCTATTGGTTCTTTCCACGCTGTAGCAAGAGGAATATCTGTTGTATGCTCTGCAGGCAACACTGGTCCTTATCCTCAAACTGTCATTAATACTGCTCCTTGGGTTATGACTGTTGCTGCAAGCACTATTGATCGAGATTTCCCTGCAGTGATCACCCAGGGGAACAACCAAACTGTAGTG GGCCAGTCTTTCTATACGGGAAGGGGCTTGAACAAGTTTCATCCTATTGTCTATGGAGCAGATATTGCAGCCACTAATATTGATGGAACCAGTGCAGG AAGTTGTGATTTGGAAACTCTGAATGCCACTCTAGCAAGAGGAAAAGTAATTCTTTGTTTCCAATCTCGGTGGCAGAGGTCGGCTGTCATTGCTTCGAAATCCGTACTTGAGATCAATGGTGCAGGGGTTATATTTGCACAGTTTCCTACTAAAGATGTCTCTTGTCCATGGAGTTTTCCCTGTGTCCAAGTGGACTTTGAAGCTGGGACATCTCTGCTGACTTACATGGCTGCAAGCAG AAAGCCAGTCGTCAAGTTCAGCTTCTCAAAGACGGTTATCGGACAACAGCTAGCCCCAGAAATAGCGTATTTTTCATCACGAGGACCTAGTTCCCTTTCACCATCAGTGTTGAAG CCAGACATTGCTGCTCCAGGAGTTGATATATTGGCCTCCTGGTCACCTGCTTCTTCATACAAGCTACTCAATTCACCTCAAACTAAAGCATCTCCATTTAACTTTAAACTTGATTCGGGAACTTCCATGGCTTGTCCCCATATATCCGGCATTGTTGCACTTCTCAAAGGAATCCATCCCAAGTGGAGCCCTGCAGCAATTAAGTCTGCACTAGTAACAACAG CTTCTATGAAGGATGAATATGGCCAACATACAGTAGCTGAGGGAGCACCCCACAAGCAAGCTGACCCATTTGATTATGGAGGTGGCCATGTAGATCCAAATAAAGCTCTAGACCCAGGTCTCATTTATGACATTAAACCCTCAGATTATGTCTGCTTCCTTTATGCAATGGGTTATAACAGCACTGCCATCAGGTTAATGACTAGGGTTCACACCCCATGTCATAAATCAGCCAAGTTCCTCCGAAATCTAAATTTGCCTTCTATAATATTACCCGAGCTTAAGCAACGTATGACTGTCTCAAGAACAGTTACAAATGTCGGTCCAGTGAACTCCATTTACGTAGCCCGCGTTCAAGCTCCTGCAGGCATTGATGTGAGTGTCGAGCCATGGATTTtgacattcaattcaacaacaaAGAAGCTGAAGTTCAAGGTAACCTTTTGTTCTCAACTAAAAGTTCAAGGAAGATACTCGTTCGGAAACCTATACTGGGAAGATGGCATTCATGTAGTAAGAATTCCTGTGGTTGTTAGAATTGTCATTAACAATCACTTGTACTCAGAAACATGA